In Rattus rattus isolate New Zealand chromosome 9, Rrattus_CSIRO_v1, whole genome shotgun sequence, a genomic segment contains:
- the G3bp1 gene encoding ras GTPase-activating protein-binding protein 1: MVMEKPSPLLVGREFVRQYYTLLNQAPDMLHRFYGKNSSYAHGGLDSNGKPADAVYGQKEIHRKVMSQNFTNCHTKIRHVDAHATLNDGVVVQVMGLLSNNNQALRRFMQTFVLAPEGSVANKFYVHNDIFRYQDEVFGGFVTEPQEESEEEVEEPEERQQSPEVVPDDSGTFYDQTVSNDLEEHLEEPVVEPEPEPEPEPEPEPVSDIQEDKPEPALEEAAPEDVQKSASPAPADVAPAQEDLRTFSWASVTSKNLPPSGAVPVTGTPPHVVKVPASQPRPESKPDSQIPPQRPQRDQRVREQRINIPPQRGPRPIREAGEPGDVEPRRMVRHPDSHQLFIGNLPHEVDKSELKDFFQSYGNVVELRINSGGKLPNFGFVVFDDSEPVQKVLNNRPIMFRGAVRLNVEEKKTRAAREGDRRDNRLRGPGGPRGGPSGGMRGPPRGGMVQKPGFGVGRGITTPRQ; this comes from the exons ATGGTTATGGAGAAGCCTAGTCCCCTGCTGGTCGGGCGGGAGTTTGTGCGACAGTACTACACCCTGCTGAACCAGGCCCCGGACATGCTGCACAG ATTTTATGGCAAGAACTCTTCCTATGCCCACGGGGGCTTGGATTCCAACGGGAAGCCAGCAGATGCAGTCTACGGGCAGAAG GAAATCCACAGGAAAGTGATGTCACAAAACTTCACCAACTGCCACACCAAGATCCGCCACGTGGATGCTCACGCAACTCTGAACGACGGGGTGGTGGTCCAAGTGATGGGGCTGCTGTCCAACAACAACCAGGCTCTGCGGAGATTCATGCAGACCTTTGTCCTTGCGCCTGAG GGCTCTGTTGCCAACAAATTCTATGTTCACAATGACATCTTCAGATACCAAGATGAGGTCTTCGGTGGCTTTGTCACAGAGCCTCAAGAGG AATCTGAGGAAGAAGTAGAGGAACCTGAAGAAAGACAGCAATCACCAGAGGTGGTTCCTGATgactctggaactttctatgatCAGACTGTTAG CAATGACTTGGAGGAACATTTAGAGGAGCCTGTTGTGGAACCAGAACCAGAGCCGGAGCCAGAGCCGGAACCGGAACCTGTGTCCGACATTCAAGAGGACAAGCCTGAGCCTGCATTGGAAGAAGCCGCTCCTGAGGATGTGCAGAAGAGCGCCTCCCCGGCCCCGGCAGACGTGGCCCCAGCACAGGAGGACTTGAGG ACATTTTCTTGGGCATCTGTGACTAGTAAGAACCTTCCTCCCAGTGGGGCTGTTCCAGTGACGGGGACACCACCTCATGTGGTCAAAGTGCCAGCATCACAG CCCCGTCCAGAATCTAAGCCTGACTCTCAGATCCCACCACAAAGGCCTCAGAGAGATCAGAGAGTTCGAGAGCAGCGGATCAATATCCCTCCTCAGAGAGGACCCCGGCCAA TCCGTGAGGCTGGTGAACCAGGAGATGTGGAACCTCGAAGGATGGTGAGGCACCCTGACAGTCACCAGCTCTTCATTGGGAACCTGCCACACGAGGTTGACAAGTCGGAACTGAAGGATTTTTTCCAAA GTTATGGGAATGTGGTGGAGCTGCGCATCAACAGTGGTGGGAAGTTACCCAACTTCGGTTTCGTTGTGTTTGATGACTCGGAACCTGTTCAGAAGGTCCTTAATAACAGg CCCATCATGTTCCGAGGTGCGGTCCGCCTGAATGTGGAAGAGAAGAAGACTCGAGCTGCCAGGGAAGGCGACCGCAGGGATAACCGCCTTCGGGGACCTGGAGGCCCCCGTGGTGGGCCGAGTGGTGGGATGAGAGGCCCTCCCCGTGGAGGCATGGTGCAGAAACCAGGCTTTGGCGTGGGCAGGGGGATTACAACTCCAAGGCAGTGA